A single genomic interval of Lewinellaceae bacterium harbors:
- a CDS encoding leucine-rich repeat domain-containing protein, producing the protein MSELALQLIREAKKKKLKSLNLGNCGLTELPRELFELVWLEELVVSNEQWDKEKKEWMKPNPGAPNRLTELPLEISRLKQLRKLDISGHYNGKWEIKNISPVQQLIQLKEFKFSYNQVSDIAPLQKLTQLTQLDFSENQVSDIAPLRKLTQLNLLSFGSNPVSNIAPLQKLNQLTQLYFWNNQISDIAPLRKLTQLTQLVFIDNQVNNISPLQNLSQLTQVYFRSNQVSDISPLQNLSQLTQVSFWHNQVSDISPLQNLSQLTQVSFRSNQVSDISPLQNLSQLTQVDFSSNQVSDISPLQNLSQLTQVDFSSNQVSDISPLKSLDKITQLKLDNNRIKDIKPLLHLFRKGYPVKQELEYNEKGITLYANPLCIPPPEIAALGTEAILSYFEQPYAPLNEAKVILVGEGACGKTSLIKAMLGETFDPHEDQTHGVRIRREPIKINKENVTIHFWDFGGQEIMHATHQFFLSKRSVYVLVLDSRKDEKAEYWLKRIQSFGGDSPVIVVLNKIDQHPSFRVNEQFLQEKYPFIQDFFRLSCKTAEGLERFREKLWSEVWDLPMREAHLPDKWHGAKRAFEEMEEDYISYEQFREKCRAQDITEEKEQNILLEYLNDLGIVLHYEKLRLHDTQVLNPLWLTNGVYRIINSPIVSEQDGRFSIHQLNDIINDPRYQPENPKAEQNIQQYQAPKRRPRYPENKLFFIAQMMRQFELCFPFDEKQEQYIVPDLLPVPQNTLSFAPDEKVIRFVVEYPEFLPDTVFPRLMVRLHQYLMEERQWRNGMVLQENVLFQSRANVVVDKEARKIQLQLAGERRRDFLTFIRQSLKDIHSSFAELKSEELIPLPDPLDGQTQYVDYKELIGYEKERIEDYFSGKLGKRYKVAGLLNGIESPEVRQYDYPLKAFISYSHQDLPYMEALKTALSPLLRSNKVQLWDDGCLLPGEPWEDKIYQQLADADMVFCLISQDFIASEFCYNNELSAALAAHRKGEKQVIPIRIRECLWDKLEISQLQGLPAQWMANPKEDAAWTEIARGVEKVIITLQKRKQRRAGEREMPFGKRGDS; encoded by the coding sequence ATGTCTGAACTAGCCCTGCAACTCATCCGCGAAGCCAAAAAGAAGAAACTCAAAAGCCTCAACCTCGGCAACTGTGGGCTGACGGAACTGCCGAGGGAGTTGTTTGAATTGGTGTGGCTGGAGGAACTTGTGGTGAGTAATGAGCAGTGGGATAAGGAGAAAAAAGAATGGATGAAACCCAATCCCGGAGCGCCGAACCGGCTGACGGAATTACCCTTAGAAATAAGCAGGCTGAAGCAATTGAGGAAGCTCGATATTTCCGGGCATTATAATGGGAAATGGGAGATAAAAAACATTAGCCCAGTGCAGCAGCTGATTCAATTGAAAGAATTTAAATTCAGTTATAACCAGGTCAGCGACATCGCCCCACTCCAAAAACTCACGCAACTGACTCAGTTGGACTTTAGCGAAAACCAGGTCAGCGACATCGCTCCACTCCGAAAACTCACCCAACTGAATCTGTTGTCCTTTGGCTCCAACCCGGTCAGCAACATCGCTCCACTCCAAAAACTAAACCAACTGACTCAGTTGTACTTTTGGAACAATCAGATAAGCGACATCGCTCCACTCCGAAAACTCACCCAACTGACTCAGTTGGTCTTTATAGACAACCAGGTCAACAACATTAGCCCCCTCCAAAACCTCTCGCAACTGACTCAGGTGTACTTTCGCTCCAACCAGGTCAGCGACATCAGCCCCCTCCAAAACCTCTCGCAACTGACTCAGGTGTCCTTCTGGCACAACCAGGTCAGCGACATCAGCCCCCTCCAAAACCTCTCGCAACTGACTCAGGTGTCCTTTCGCTCCAACCAGGTCAGCGACATCAGCCCCCTCCAAAACCTCTCGCAACTGACTCAGGTGGACTTTAGCTCCAACCAGGTCAGCGACATCAGCCCCCTCCAAAACCTCTCGCAACTGACTCAGGTGGACTTTAGCTCCAACCAGGTCAGCGACATTAGCCCCCTAAAATCGCTGGATAAAATAACCCAACTAAAATTAGATAATAATCGAATCAAAGACATTAAGCCCCTACTCCACTTATTCCGCAAGGGGTATCCCGTGAAACAAGAATTGGAATACAATGAAAAAGGCATCACCCTCTACGCCAACCCCCTCTGCATCCCCCCACCCGAGATCGCTGCCCTCGGCACCGAAGCCATTCTCTCCTACTTCGAGCAGCCCTACGCGCCCCTCAATGAAGCCAAGGTCATCCTCGTTGGCGAAGGGGCCTGTGGCAAGACTTCCCTGATCAAGGCCATGCTGGGCGAAACCTTCGATCCACACGAAGACCAAACCCACGGCGTGCGCATCCGCCGGGAGCCCATCAAAATCAATAAGGAAAACGTCACCATCCACTTCTGGGATTTCGGCGGTCAGGAGATCATGCACGCCACCCATCAGTTTTTCCTCTCCAAACGCTCGGTATATGTATTGGTGCTGGACAGCCGAAAGGATGAAAAGGCGGAGTACTGGCTGAAGCGCATCCAAAGCTTCGGCGGCGACTCGCCGGTGATCGTAGTGTTGAACAAAATCGACCAGCATCCTTCCTTTCGGGTCAATGAGCAGTTCCTGCAGGAGAAGTATCCTTTTATTCAGGATTTTTTCCGCCTGTCCTGCAAAACCGCAGAAGGGCTGGAAAGATTTCGGGAAAAACTCTGGTCGGAAGTCTGGGACTTGCCCATGCGGGAGGCCCACCTGCCGGATAAATGGCACGGCGCCAAGCGGGCCTTCGAAGAGATGGAGGAGGACTACATCAGCTACGAGCAGTTCCGTGAAAAGTGCCGGGCGCAGGACATTACCGAAGAAAAAGAACAGAATATCCTGCTGGAATACCTCAACGACCTGGGCATCGTGCTGCACTACGAAAAGCTGCGCCTGCACGACACCCAGGTGCTCAACCCCCTCTGGCTAACCAACGGCGTATACCGCATCATCAACTCCCCCATCGTATCGGAGCAGGATGGCCGCTTTTCCATCCACCAGCTCAACGACATCATCAACGACCCGCGCTACCAGCCGGAAAACCCCAAGGCCGAGCAAAACATACAGCAATACCAGGCGCCAAAGCGGCGGCCCCGCTACCCCGAAAACAAGCTGTTTTTTATCGCACAGATGATGCGTCAATTCGAACTCTGCTTCCCCTTCGATGAAAAGCAGGAGCAGTACATCGTGCCCGACCTGCTGCCGGTGCCTCAAAATACCCTGTCTTTTGCTCCGGATGAAAAGGTCATCCGCTTTGTGGTGGAGTACCCGGAATTTCTGCCCGACACCGTCTTCCCCCGCCTGATGGTGCGCCTGCACCAATACCTGATGGAAGAACGGCAGTGGCGCAATGGCATGGTGCTCCAGGAAAACGTGCTCTTCCAGTCCCGCGCCAATGTGGTGGTCGACAAGGAAGCCCGAAAAATACAGCTGCAACTGGCGGGCGAGCGCCGCCGGGATTTTCTCACCTTCATCCGGCAGTCGCTGAAAGACATTCACAGCAGCTTCGCCGAGCTGAAATCCGAGGAACTCATCCCCCTGCCGGACCCACTCGATGGGCAAACCCAATATGTCGATTACAAGGAACTGATCGGCTACGAAAAAGAGCGCATCGAAGACTACTTCTCCGGCAAACTGGGAAAACGCTACAAGGTGGCAGGCCTACTGAATGGCATCGAGTCCCCCGAAGTACGGCAGTATGATTATCCCCTCAAAGCTTTTATCTCCTACAGCCACCAAGACCTTCCTTACATGGAAGCCCTAAAAACGGCCCTCAGCCCTCTGCTCCGCTCCAATAAAGTACAGCTGTGGGACGACGGCTGCCTCCTGCCCGGCGAACCCTGGGAGGACAAAATCTACCAACAACTAGCAGATGCTGACATGGTCTTTTGCCTCATCAGCCAGGATTTCATCGCCTCCGAATTTTGTTACAACAACGAGCTATCCGCCGCCCTGGCCGCTCACCGAAAAGGCGAAAAGCAGGTCATCCCCATCCGCATCCGCGAATGCCTCTGGGATAAGCTGGAAATCAGCCAGCTCCAGGGCCTGCCCGCCCAATGGATGGCCAACCCCAAAGAGGACGCTGCCTGGACAGAGATCGCCCGGGGCGTGGAAAAGGTGATCATAACCTTGCAAAAGCGGAAGCAGCGCCGGGCTGGAGAGCGGGAGATGCCGTTTGGGAAGCGGGGGGATAGTTGA
- a CDS encoding WG repeat-containing protein produces MRRYWILILSVLLYSTLSAQRYFPIKVDKKWGLINADGRVVLAPDYDAIGEFKRFGYAVMQRDGRVGLLADGGRELVPPEYDDIKVLDSTLIAVMDQGQWMVINLYGNVILEKGYQRVEVWNGFYLAYMQNGKWGLTDKFGNKLAEPVYDDIQSEEGHYFITTRANHLGLLSGTGREILPNEANEIRFFSDSLFFYRSGNLWGAIDFYGIRVIPAEYRAFSRISDGFIKLSKNDEQFVYSIACSRIISDGSYDDYYSFSKRYVITKKKRQLGLLDWCGNEVLPAAYNEIQAYDKKLFRVNFQGQWGVVKAGGISVIPFEYEYITPLRSRACVVKKNGLFGIVNFQGEEVAPPVYHRIELDEHQARAYRQQAGGEGEALTVLRLDEEGKIRDTSNFQKHFQVNITGNAPGNGAASESSANDYLLGKFEWFYSPREDRWGLRRLQDGEAQIEPKFHTVQVERSLGFTLVGIEKPERYEFERTTFRFDIAYGLVSNELGLLVTEMDFWDVRFEDFRRGYPVARCVFSNGRHGLVDNIGRIVRKDMAYLGDFVDGAARFSFAGRLSGSMKPERSLSKLRTYLNGLSSPSVMLDYTQYDQLFRHDASLTCEGCEWGYIDTAGQVIVPPQYTYAKDFINEVGIVECRGKWGMVNRDADVLIPCRYDGVQFLENTGNKIVRVYISEPKYGLIDTLGQLTVSAVYDEIGSFREGRLAVKRNGLWGFVDRDGLEVIPCRFREVQNFSGGLAAAKLGNGWGFVDKQGDVAVDFLYRRAGNFQNGLAWVYAEEGVGYINAKGAFVVPPRFDKGFDFSRGIARVVVNNEYGLIDTLGHFAQRPRYSEIQEFNEHGLAVVRYGNSSVRYGLAGRDGELITSLNLREIQPFSEGLAAVKYKDGYGFIDTTGRLAIPDIYSKVSPFSEGLAAVQKDGACGYINHKGEVVVPFDYSKCLDFSGGKAVVYKGIRKAGLIDRQGNLLIEPSLDRMLAFQEGRGLVRDEKYRFYYITEQAHLYDGYYEKATEFKHGVAVVQVDGKWGIINQKGIELIPPKYDKIENFEEGYAKVRIQGFNGLASLNGDLIVQPDYEYISYAGDGLFRVEQGDKIGYFDMDGHWVWDLRK; encoded by the coding sequence ATGCGCAGGTATTGGATACTGATATTATCGGTGCTACTCTACTCTACCCTATCTGCCCAGCGGTACTTCCCGATCAAAGTTGATAAAAAATGGGGGCTGATCAATGCGGATGGAAGAGTCGTTCTGGCCCCGGATTACGATGCCATTGGAGAATTCAAGCGCTTCGGATACGCAGTTATGCAAAGAGACGGCCGGGTAGGCCTGCTGGCCGACGGCGGCCGCGAACTCGTCCCTCCCGAATACGACGACATCAAGGTGCTGGATTCTACCCTCATCGCCGTAATGGACCAGGGGCAATGGATGGTGATCAACCTCTACGGTAATGTCATCCTGGAAAAGGGATACCAACGGGTGGAAGTGTGGAACGGGTTCTACCTGGCCTATATGCAAAATGGCAAGTGGGGCCTGACCGACAAGTTCGGCAACAAACTCGCCGAGCCGGTGTACGACGACATCCAATCGGAAGAAGGCCATTATTTCATCACCACCCGGGCCAACCACCTGGGCCTGCTGTCGGGCACCGGCAGGGAGATTTTGCCCAACGAGGCCAATGAAATCCGCTTTTTCAGCGACAGCCTCTTCTTCTACCGCTCCGGCAACCTCTGGGGAGCAATCGACTTCTACGGCATTCGGGTGATCCCTGCGGAGTACCGGGCATTCAGCCGCATATCGGACGGATTCATCAAACTCTCCAAAAACGATGAGCAATTCGTCTACTCCATAGCCTGCTCCCGCATCATTTCCGACGGCAGCTACGACGATTATTACTCCTTCTCCAAACGGTACGTCATCACCAAGAAAAAACGGCAGTTGGGCCTGCTCGACTGGTGCGGCAACGAGGTGCTGCCCGCTGCCTACAACGAAATACAGGCCTATGACAAAAAGCTCTTCCGCGTCAATTTCCAGGGGCAGTGGGGCGTCGTTAAGGCCGGCGGCATCTCCGTCATTCCTTTTGAATACGAATACATCACCCCCCTTCGCTCCCGGGCCTGCGTGGTCAAGAAAAACGGCCTTTTCGGGATCGTCAATTTCCAGGGCGAAGAGGTGGCCCCTCCGGTTTACCACCGCATCGAACTGGATGAGCACCAGGCCCGGGCCTACCGGCAGCAGGCCGGCGGCGAAGGCGAGGCCCTGACCGTGCTGCGGCTGGATGAAGAAGGAAAAATCCGCGACACCAGCAACTTCCAGAAGCACTTTCAGGTCAACATCACCGGCAACGCGCCCGGAAACGGAGCGGCATCGGAAAGCAGCGCCAACGATTACCTGCTCGGAAAGTTCGAATGGTTCTACTCTCCCCGGGAAGACCGCTGGGGGCTGCGCCGCCTGCAGGACGGGGAAGCGCAGATCGAACCCAAGTTCCACACCGTTCAGGTAGAACGGAGCCTGGGGTTCACCCTGGTCGGCATTGAAAAACCAGAACGCTACGAGTTTGAGCGCACAACTTTCCGCTTCGACATCGCCTACGGCCTGGTCAGCAACGAACTGGGCCTGCTGGTCACGGAAATGGACTTTTGGGATGTTCGCTTCGAAGACTTCCGCCGGGGCTACCCCGTTGCCCGCTGCGTCTTCTCCAACGGCCGCCACGGGCTGGTCGACAACATCGGCCGCATCGTGCGGAAAGACATGGCTTACCTGGGCGACTTCGTCGACGGCGCCGCCCGCTTCAGTTTCGCCGGGCGCCTGTCCGGCAGCATGAAACCGGAGCGCAGCCTGTCCAAGCTGCGCACCTACCTCAACGGGCTGTCCAGCCCCAGCGTCATGCTCGATTATACGCAGTACGACCAGCTTTTTCGCCACGACGCCTCCCTGACCTGCGAGGGCTGCGAATGGGGCTACATCGACACGGCCGGGCAGGTGATCGTGCCGCCTCAGTACACCTATGCCAAGGATTTCATCAACGAGGTGGGCATCGTGGAATGCCGCGGCAAATGGGGCATGGTCAACCGCGACGCCGACGTGCTCATCCCCTGCCGCTACGATGGCGTTCAGTTCTTGGAGAATACGGGCAATAAAATCGTCCGGGTTTACATAAGCGAACCCAAATACGGCCTGATCGACACCCTGGGGCAGCTGACGGTCAGCGCTGTCTACGACGAGATCGGCTCCTTCCGGGAAGGCCGCCTGGCGGTCAAGCGCAACGGCCTGTGGGGCTTCGTCGACCGCGACGGCCTGGAGGTCATCCCCTGCCGGTTCCGGGAGGTGCAGAACTTCAGCGGCGGCCTGGCCGCCGCCAAGCTGGGCAACGGCTGGGGCTTCGTCGACAAGCAGGGCGATGTGGCCGTAGACTTCCTCTACCGCCGGGCAGGCAACTTCCAGAACGGGCTGGCCTGGGTATATGCTGAGGAAGGGGTGGGTTACATCAACGCCAAAGGCGCCTTCGTCGTCCCTCCCAGGTTCGACAAGGGCTTTGACTTCAGCCGGGGCATCGCCCGGGTGGTCGTCAACAACGAATACGGCCTGATCGACACCCTGGGGCATTTCGCCCAGCGGCCCCGTTACTCCGAAATCCAGGAGTTCAACGAGCACGGCCTGGCGGTGGTGCGCTACGGCAACAGCAGCGTCCGCTACGGCCTGGCCGGCCGCGACGGAGAGCTGATCACCAGCCTCAACCTGCGGGAAATACAGCCCTTCAGCGAAGGGCTGGCCGCCGTGAAGTACAAGGACGGCTACGGCTTCATCGACACCACCGGCCGACTGGCGATACCGGATATCTACTCCAAAGTATCCCCCTTCTCCGAAGGGCTGGCCGCCGTGCAGAAGGACGGCGCCTGCGGCTACATCAATCACAAGGGGGAAGTGGTGGTGCCTTTCGACTATTCCAAATGCCTGGATTTCAGCGGCGGCAAAGCCGTCGTCTACAAGGGCATCCGCAAGGCCGGCCTGATCGACCGCCAGGGCAACCTGCTGATCGAACCCAGCCTCGACCGCATGCTGGCCTTCCAGGAAGGGCGCGGCCTGGTGCGCGACGAAAAATACCGCTTCTACTACATCACCGAACAGGCCCACCTCTATGACGGCTACTACGAGAAGGCCACCGAGTTCAAGCACGGCGTCGCCGTGGTGCAGGTCGACGGCAAATGGGGCATCATCAACCAGAAGGGCATTGAGCTCATCCCGCCGAAATACGACAAGATCGAAAACTTCGAAGAGGGCTATGCCAAGGTGCGCATCCAGGGCTTCAACGGCCTGGCCAGCCTCAACGGCGACCTGATCGTGCAGCCCGACTACGAGTACATCAGCTACGCCGGCGACGGCCTCTTCCGCGTCGAGCAGGGGGATAAGATTGGGTACTTTGATATGGATGGGCACTGGGTGTGGGATTTGAGGAAGTAA
- a CDS encoding geranylgeranylglycerol-phosphate geranylgeranyltransferase has translation MLVALLRLVRFPNLLIVALTQYLLYYILLLPAFQQYGLPPALDDAHFSLLVAVTLLITAGGYVINDIVDFKIDLINRPDKVVINRQIRVQSAYWLYFCFNLLGFLIALYLSFHIECIPLANLFPLAVGLLFVYSTYLKRRAALGNLLIAFFCAGVAGIVWFAERESFQQLMAKAPELAGRIGSIISWYMAFAFLSTVFREVVKDMEDVQGDVGANCRTIPVRWGIRAAKGVAAAFGVGLAAFLIYLPLNSPQLFTRLSLFFLIFGVLAPLFLALFWVFRASEKEQFHQLSQLAKMVMLGGLAMLLFLAVQ, from the coding sequence ATGCTAGTGGCTTTGCTGAGGCTGGTGCGCTTTCCCAACCTTCTGATCGTCGCACTGACTCAATATTTGTTGTACTACATCCTGCTGCTGCCGGCATTTCAGCAATACGGCCTGCCGCCTGCGCTTGACGACGCCCACTTCAGCCTGCTGGTGGCGGTCACCCTGCTTATCACCGCCGGAGGATATGTGATCAACGACATCGTGGATTTTAAGATCGATCTTATCAACCGGCCCGACAAAGTCGTGATCAACCGGCAGATACGGGTGCAATCCGCCTATTGGTTGTACTTCTGTTTCAACCTGCTTGGTTTTTTGATTGCCTTGTACCTTTCTTTTCATATCGAGTGCATCCCTCTCGCCAATTTATTTCCCCTTGCTGTGGGGCTGTTGTTTGTGTACTCCACCTACCTGAAGCGGCGGGCTGCCCTGGGCAACTTGCTCATCGCGTTTTTCTGCGCCGGAGTGGCTGGCATTGTCTGGTTTGCCGAGCGCGAAAGTTTTCAGCAACTTATGGCAAAGGCGCCGGAGCTGGCCGGGCGCATCGGGAGCATCATCAGTTGGTATATGGCTTTTGCCTTCCTCTCCACTGTGTTCCGGGAGGTTGTGAAAGACATGGAAGACGTGCAGGGCGACGTGGGAGCCAATTGCCGGACCATTCCGGTGCGTTGGGGGATCAGGGCGGCTAAGGGCGTGGCGGCGGCTTTTGGCGTTGGGCTGGCGGCTTTTCTCATCTACTTGCCCCTGAATTCGCCGCAGCTCTTTACCCGCCTGAGCCTTTTTTTCCTCATCTTCGGCGTCCTGGCGCCCTTGTTCCTGGCGTTGTTTTGGGTGTTTCGAGCCAGCGAAAAAGAGCAGTTCCACCAGTTGAGCCAACTGGCCAAGATGGTGATGCTGGGAGGGCTGGCGATGTTGTTGTTCCTGGCTGTACAATAA
- the maf gene encoding septum formation protein Maf encodes MDILKKKIILASQSPRRRQLLEQAGFTFEVKTKPIDESFPDDMPVDEVAAYLARRKAHAAREFLTGDEVLLTADSVVILGDAIYNKPEDAEDARRILRALSGQVHRVITGVCLLSKDKERVFSGESRVHFAELADEEIDYYIRTCQPFDKAGAYAIQEWIGLCKIDRIEGTYANIMGLPVDLVYREMGAFV; translated from the coding sequence ATGGATATTCTCAAGAAAAAGATCATTCTCGCTTCACAGTCGCCCCGCCGCCGGCAGTTGCTGGAACAGGCGGGTTTCACCTTTGAGGTAAAGACCAAACCGATCGACGAATCTTTCCCCGACGATATGCCGGTGGATGAGGTGGCGGCTTACCTGGCCCGGCGCAAGGCCCACGCTGCCCGGGAGTTCCTCACCGGAGACGAAGTGCTGCTCACCGCCGACAGCGTGGTCATCCTGGGGGACGCCATCTATAACAAACCGGAGGACGCGGAGGACGCCCGCCGAATCCTGCGCGCGCTCTCCGGGCAGGTGCACCGGGTGATCACCGGCGTCTGCCTGCTTTCTAAAGACAAGGAGCGGGTGTTCTCCGGGGAGTCCCGCGTCCACTTCGCCGAGCTGGCGGACGAGGAGATCGACTACTACATCCGAACCTGCCAGCCCTTCGACAAGGCGGGTGCCTACGCCATTCAGGAGTGGATCGGCTTGTGCAAGATCGACCGCATCGAGGGGACGTACGCGAATATTATGGGGCTGCCGGTGGATTTGGTGTACCGGGAGATGGGGGCGTTTGTGTGA
- a CDS encoding aminopeptidase P family protein, producing MFDKNTYIERRHRLQAQLDSGLILLMGNHESPMNYADNTYRFRQDSQFLYFFGLDSPGLAGLIDIDEQKTTIYGNELTMDDIVWMGPQPTLAERARRVGVNDTIPYGALENKLREALNKGRTVHFLPPYRADNQIRLSQWMDIPINTVKSRSSEALIKAVVSLASIKSPEEVAEMEKAVNITRAMHLAAMRRARPGILEAELAGIVEGIALAADGQLAYPAIITVNGQTLHNHYHGNTLKEGQLVLGDFGAETPSHYAGDITRTFPVSKTFNTRQKEIYKIVLDTEVACIEALKPGVAYRDVHLYAARIITEGLKALGIMKGDTEEAVRQGAHALFFPHGLGHMIGMDVHDMEGLGENYVGYGHEMERSSQFGLKSLRLARTLKPGFVLTVEPGIYFIPELIDQWQAERKHWEFINYEKVQQYRNFSGIRIEDNVLITETGHQILGKPIAKTIQEVEAVRQE from the coding sequence ATGTTCGACAAAAATACCTACATAGAACGCCGGCACCGCCTGCAGGCGCAACTCGACTCCGGCCTCATCCTGCTGATGGGCAACCACGAGAGCCCCATGAACTACGCCGACAACACCTACCGCTTCCGGCAGGACAGCCAGTTTCTCTATTTTTTCGGGCTGGACAGCCCCGGGCTGGCGGGGCTGATCGACATTGACGAACAAAAAACCACCATCTACGGCAACGAACTGACCATGGATGACATCGTCTGGATGGGCCCGCAACCCACGCTGGCCGAGCGGGCCCGGCGGGTGGGGGTTAACGATACCATCCCTTATGGAGCGCTGGAAAACAAACTGCGCGAAGCCCTGAACAAAGGCCGGACAGTTCATTTTCTGCCTCCTTACCGGGCCGACAACCAGATTCGCCTCAGCCAGTGGATGGACATTCCCATCAATACCGTCAAAAGCCGCTCTTCCGAAGCCCTGATCAAAGCCGTCGTCTCCCTGGCTTCCATCAAGAGCCCGGAGGAGGTGGCGGAGATGGAGAAAGCAGTCAACATCACCCGGGCCATGCACCTGGCGGCCATGCGCCGCGCCCGCCCCGGCATCCTGGAGGCCGAGCTGGCGGGCATCGTGGAAGGCATTGCCCTGGCGGCCGACGGGCAGTTGGCTTACCCAGCCATAATCACCGTCAATGGCCAAACGCTGCACAATCACTACCACGGCAATACCCTGAAGGAAGGCCAGTTGGTATTGGGCGACTTCGGCGCCGAGACGCCCTCCCATTATGCGGGCGACATCACCCGCACCTTCCCGGTGAGCAAAACCTTCAACACCCGGCAGAAGGAGATTTACAAAATCGTGCTGGATACGGAAGTGGCTTGCATAGAGGCGCTCAAGCCAGGAGTTGCCTACCGCGATGTCCACCTTTACGCTGCACGTATCATTACAGAGGGGTTAAAAGCCCTGGGCATCATGAAGGGAGACACCGAGGAGGCCGTCCGGCAGGGCGCTCACGCGCTCTTCTTCCCGCACGGCCTGGGCCACATGATCGGGATGGATGTGCACGATATGGAAGGTTTGGGCGAAAACTATGTCGGCTACGGCCATGAAATGGAGCGCAGCAGCCAGTTCGGGCTCAAATCGCTGCGGCTTGCCCGCACGCTGAAACCGGGCTTCGTGCTTACCGTCGAGCCGGGTATCTATTTCATTCCCGAATTGATCGACCAGTGGCAGGCAGAACGCAAACATTGGGAGTTCATCAACTACGAAAAGGTGCAGCAGTACCGGAATTTCAGCGGCATACGCATCGAAGACAACGTGCTGATCACCGAAACGGGGCATCAGATACTGGGCAAGCCGATTGCCAAGACGATACAGGAGGTGGAGGCGGTGCGGCAAGAATAG
- a CDS encoding HAD-IIIA family hydrolase, whose amino-acid sequence MNQLEQFRDIKTFIFDVDGVLTDARVLVLEDGTMLRQMSIRDGYAIKQAVKEGYNVCIITGSQSEGVRKRLEGLGIEHIYIGVEEKLKVFEKYIRENNIDEETILYMGDDVPDYPVMRRVGFPTCPRDAAPEMFELAKYVSPRGGGEGCVRDVIEKVLKLNGQWRKG is encoded by the coding sequence ATGAACCAATTGGAGCAATTTCGGGACATAAAGACTTTTATCTTCGACGTCGACGGGGTGTTGACCGACGCCCGGGTGCTGGTGCTGGAAGACGGAACTATGTTGCGGCAGATGAGCATCAGAGACGGTTACGCCATCAAGCAGGCAGTAAAAGAGGGGTACAACGTTTGCATCATCACCGGCAGCCAGTCGGAAGGGGTGAGGAAGCGCCTGGAAGGCCTGGGGATAGAGCACATCTATATCGGAGTAGAAGAGAAGCTGAAGGTTTTCGAAAAGTACATTCGGGAGAACAACATAGACGAGGAAACCATCCTCTACATGGGAGACGACGTGCCCGATTACCCGGTGATGCGCCGCGTCGGCTTTCCCACCTGCCCCCGGGACGCCGCTCCTGAAATGTTCGAGCTGGCGAAATACGTTTCTCCTCGCGGCGGAGGCGAGGGCTGTGTCCGCGACGTCATCGAAAAGGTGCTGAAGCTGAACGGCCAGTGGAGGAAGGGGTAA